A genomic window from Cucumis melo cultivar AY chromosome 8, USDA_Cmelo_AY_1.0, whole genome shotgun sequence includes:
- the LOC103484483 gene encoding uncharacterized protein LOC103484483 gives MGRGKYKSKPTGRRQFSTPEDMLAGTSTRPRTFKQVEAEHKEEEESEEGSEQESGDESDDQGDKPRRKGTQGIIEIENPNLVKPKTLKARDIDIGKTTELSRREREEIEKQKAHERFMRLQEQGKTEQARKDLERLSLIRQQREEAAKKREEEKAAREQKKAEARK, from the exons ATGGGAAGAGGAAAGTACAAGAGCAAGCCCACCGGTCGGCGCCAATTCTCTACCCCTGAAGACATGC TTGCTGGGACCTCCACACGTCCACGCACGTTTAAACAG GTAGAAGCTGAGCACAAGGAGGAGGAAGAATCTGAGGAAGGATCTGAACAAGAATCTGGGGATGAATCTGATGATCAGGGAGATAAACCTAGA AGGAAAGGCACTCAAGGTATTATTGAGATCGAAAATCCTAACTTGGTCAAGCCAAAAACCTTGAAAGCTAGAGATATTGAT ATTGGGAAAACAACTGAACTTTCAAGGCGTGAAAG GGAAGAGATAGAGAAACAAAAGGCTCACGAACGATTCATGAGGCTTCAAGAACAAGGGAAAACTGAACAAGCTAGGAAAGATTTAG AACGTTTGAGTCTTATTCGTCAACAAAGGGAAGAAGCTgctaaaaaaagagaagaagaaaaggctG CCAGAGAACAGAAGAAAGCAGAAGCTCGGAAATGA